Proteins co-encoded in one Arthrobacter alpinus genomic window:
- a CDS encoding ATP-dependent nuclease — protein sequence MLTGAGSLTGGIRLTRLRIDKFRAIGLAEIELGEATAIVGQNGAGKTSILRALNAFFNFEEERADFEAGRHSYGGTHQTIIQVDIVGLADDPALPRLDATGTVRARLKYRRDARWECQVGPLWQPIHPQVLREALRKQISYAFVPTQRDHSVAHDPAHGLLERVVGEWITHNRQRDRISPEVELLGRKLVANSLSGLERKLQKIAPLNGPFSFELRHSSVPDYKLLLANLVLSVKEGGQSIPLSDSGSGTQSMAVFALYAYLAEIESKAFILGVEEPEQNLHPQAQQQLTKSLIGLGLQVLFTTHSPTVVDALDHEQVVLCRRIRGKKRALEIQVTQVEKAFFSDHSLDKDKYYKFHRRRNSEFMFADFVIVTESPIDSVLLATLLEESGFDLVANGVNIVAVDGVNSLPYMYHILLELGIACAFVVDKDYFLPYRGPTRESSLDTRGYPQYASVAKSGTLLNTLFPDATQRSTIVKYLIQDADAARRELLKVGFFCFNYAIEVDLVGAKVPRERFHDFLGTPVANRTEFGLLGDKSQWKKLKNQEAMLTAISGLPPMNMPLSYLNIRREIPKLVAAARPTV from the coding sequence ATGCTAACTGGTGCTGGGTCTTTGACGGGTGGTATACGACTTACGCGACTTAGAATTGATAAGTTTCGTGCGATTGGCTTGGCTGAGATTGAGCTGGGTGAGGCTACAGCAATCGTCGGGCAAAACGGTGCAGGTAAGACTTCAATCTTGAGGGCACTGAATGCGTTCTTCAACTTCGAAGAAGAACGCGCAGACTTTGAGGCGGGTCGTCATTCTTACGGTGGTACACATCAGACGATCATCCAGGTAGATATAGTTGGACTCGCTGACGACCCGGCCCTACCACGATTGGACGCGACCGGCACTGTTCGAGCGCGATTGAAGTACCGCCGCGACGCTCGTTGGGAATGTCAGGTGGGCCCTTTGTGGCAACCGATACATCCTCAGGTTTTGCGTGAGGCGCTTCGTAAACAAATCTCATATGCGTTCGTACCGACTCAGCGGGACCATTCTGTGGCACACGACCCAGCACATGGCTTATTGGAGCGTGTGGTTGGTGAATGGATAACTCATAATCGCCAGCGGGACAGGATAAGTCCAGAGGTCGAGCTCCTCGGCCGAAAACTCGTAGCAAATTCGCTGTCAGGGCTCGAACGAAAGCTTCAGAAGATTGCCCCGCTCAACGGTCCATTCAGTTTCGAACTTAGGCACTCTTCAGTTCCCGATTACAAGCTACTTCTTGCGAACCTGGTGCTTTCAGTCAAGGAGGGCGGACAGTCAATTCCCCTTTCCGACAGCGGAAGTGGAACGCAAAGCATGGCTGTGTTCGCCCTCTACGCTTACCTTGCTGAGATAGAGAGCAAGGCATTCATTTTGGGAGTTGAGGAACCCGAACAAAATCTGCATCCACAAGCGCAGCAGCAACTAACTAAGTCGCTAATCGGACTAGGACTTCAAGTTCTGTTTACTACGCATTCGCCGACAGTTGTAGATGCTCTGGATCATGAACAAGTCGTACTCTGCCGTCGGATCCGAGGCAAGAAGCGTGCCCTTGAGATCCAAGTGACGCAGGTTGAAAAAGCATTTTTTTCGGACCATTCACTCGACAAGGACAAATACTATAAGTTTCATCGTCGTCGGAACTCTGAATTCATGTTTGCGGATTTTGTCATTGTAACGGAGAGCCCAATAGATTCGGTTCTCCTAGCTACATTGCTTGAAGAGAGCGGCTTCGATCTGGTGGCAAATGGCGTGAATATCGTCGCTGTGGACGGTGTAAATTCACTGCCATATATGTACCACATCCTCCTTGAACTGGGTATTGCCTGTGCGTTCGTGGTGGACAAGGACTACTTTCTGCCGTACAGAGGCCCAACTCGAGAGAGTAGTTTGGATACTAGGGGATATCCGCAGTACGCATCCGTAGCAAAGAGCGGCACGTTACTCAATACTCTTTTCCCCGATGCAACGCAGCGGAGTACTATTGTCAAGTATCTAATACAGGACGCGGACGCGGCGCGTAGGGAACTGCTGAAAGTCGGCTTCTTCTGCTTCAATTATGCAATTGAAGTGGATCTTGTGGGTGCCAAGGTACCGCGTGAACGGTTTCACGACTTCTTGGGAACCCCCGTAGCAAACCGAACCGAATTCGGGCTGCTAGGGGACAAGAGTCAGTGGAAAAAACTCAAAAACCAAGAAGCGATGCTTACGGCGATCTCTGGTCTGCCTCCTATGAATATGCCGCTGTCGTATCTGAATATCCGGCGTGAGATACCAAAGCTTGTTGCGGCAGCCAGGCCGACTGTCTAA
- a CDS encoding ISL3 family transposase produces the protein MNELTLVHPDAATTIFNLDDYRVLETQTLSFGQRRIHIESTVESGCPGCGVISTRRHSGRQQRVRDIPVAGPVEVVWAKRRLFCDESLCPRKTFFEATIEVPARSRTTSRLRSALVRAVIDSGRAATETATAHGVSWWLVQKALNLAATKLPSVDLLRPRMLGIDEHRFRSVRFFKDPETKLWQRIEPWMTTIVDLDTSQILGVVDGRDHTGVGAWLIKRPLEWRLGVQVVAIDPSAAFRKALRMWLPRTAVSVDHFHLIQLANQALTEVRQQLSHQVRGRRGRAVDPAWAHRMLLLRAGDSLSDQARARLEKVFATDDPTGKLKAAWDVKEQVRTLLRTGSLEDAELAKEDLERLVKESKQPETTRLWRTICRWWKEIEVLIVTGATTGKVEANNTSIKHIKRTGRGFVNSTNYTTRIMLRSAARTAVNHP, from the coding sequence TTGAATGAGCTTACTTTGGTGCACCCTGATGCTGCCACCACGATATTCAATCTGGACGACTACCGTGTCCTAGAAACCCAGACGCTGAGTTTTGGCCAACGCAGGATCCATATTGAAAGCACCGTTGAATCCGGGTGCCCAGGATGCGGCGTCATCAGCACCCGTCGCCATTCCGGCCGGCAACAACGCGTCCGCGATATCCCTGTGGCTGGTCCGGTGGAAGTTGTCTGGGCCAAGCGCCGGCTGTTTTGCGACGAGTCATTGTGCCCGCGCAAAACGTTCTTTGAAGCCACGATAGAGGTCCCGGCCAGGTCACGTACTACGAGCCGGCTCCGTAGCGCTCTCGTGCGAGCAGTCATTGACTCTGGCCGCGCCGCAACGGAAACCGCCACCGCTCACGGCGTCTCCTGGTGGTTGGTGCAAAAGGCGCTGAACTTGGCTGCAACGAAGCTTCCCAGCGTGGATCTGCTGCGCCCGCGGATGCTGGGGATCGATGAACACCGTTTCCGGTCCGTCCGTTTCTTCAAGGACCCGGAAACTAAGCTATGGCAGCGGATTGAACCGTGGATGACCACGATTGTTGACCTAGATACGAGCCAGATCCTTGGCGTTGTTGACGGCCGTGACCACACAGGAGTCGGAGCATGGCTGATCAAACGCCCCCTGGAGTGGCGGCTCGGAGTTCAAGTCGTCGCCATTGATCCCTCAGCAGCATTCCGCAAAGCCTTGAGGATGTGGCTACCCCGAACCGCCGTTTCTGTTGACCATTTCCACTTGATCCAGCTGGCGAATCAGGCCCTGACCGAGGTCCGCCAGCAACTCTCCCATCAGGTGCGGGGTCGTCGTGGCCGGGCTGTGGATCCGGCGTGGGCGCACCGGATGCTGCTCCTACGCGCCGGCGATTCACTTTCCGATCAGGCCCGGGCCCGGTTGGAGAAAGTCTTCGCCACCGACGATCCGACCGGGAAACTCAAGGCAGCGTGGGATGTGAAGGAACAAGTGCGGACACTGCTGCGTACCGGCTCCTTGGAAGACGCCGAACTAGCCAAGGAAGACCTCGAGCGGCTGGTGAAGGAATCAAAGCAGCCCGAGACGACCAGGCTGTGGCGGACCATCTGCCGCTGGTGGAAAGAGATCGAGGTCCTCATCGTCACCGGTGCCACTACAGGAAAAGTCGAAGCCAACAACACCAGCATCAAACACATCAAGAGGACCGGGCGTGGCTTCGTCAATAGCACCAACTACACAACTCGTATTATGCTCAGGAGCGCCGCCCGAACAGCGGTGAATCATCCATGA
- a CDS encoding zinc-ribbon domain-containing protein has translation MGLSELEIGLYAELKAVLGEHLAPVQHDCRIATAGGVKVRVDVIVGTIAVEFDGSYWHEGKEDRDQDKTGQLQELGYRVIRVREHPLKALSPQDALVRRAPTGHEVATAALEKMLACCLIEDEAAESARRYIFYGVAVAETEARRIIAALRLREYGELSLAEKYPAVAGEWHPQLNGDLTPANVMAHSGKSAWWLCPVGHAYEAVIGQRTTGDGTGCGRCSGRYVTPATSLAVIRPDLASQWHPTLNGELTPEDVLPHSGVTGWWLCAKGHATQDKVRDRTNGLVCQECPNSRRRAVY, from the coding sequence GTGGGTCTTTCCGAACTCGAGATCGGCTTATACGCCGAGCTCAAGGCAGTCCTCGGAGAACACCTGGCCCCAGTCCAACACGACTGTCGGATCGCAACTGCCGGCGGGGTGAAGGTCCGGGTCGACGTTATTGTCGGCACTATCGCCGTCGAGTTCGACGGGTCGTACTGGCACGAAGGCAAGGAAGACCGCGACCAGGACAAGACCGGCCAGCTGCAGGAGCTTGGATACCGGGTCATCCGGGTGCGCGAGCACCCACTGAAGGCTCTCTCCCCCCAGGATGCTCTGGTGCGGCGGGCGCCTACAGGACATGAAGTCGCGACGGCAGCTCTCGAGAAGATGCTGGCATGTTGTCTAATTGAGGACGAGGCAGCAGAGTCCGCACGGCGTTACATCTTCTACGGAGTCGCCGTAGCTGAAACCGAAGCACGACGGATCATTGCCGCGCTACGGCTCCGGGAGTACGGGGAGCTGTCGCTAGCCGAAAAGTATCCCGCGGTGGCAGGCGAGTGGCACCCACAATTAAACGGAGATCTAACGCCAGCCAACGTGATGGCGCACTCGGGGAAGTCGGCATGGTGGCTCTGCCCGGTCGGCCACGCTTACGAAGCAGTCATCGGGCAAAGGACGACAGGTGATGGCACCGGTTGCGGACGGTGCTCCGGGCGCTACGTTACCCCGGCAACGTCTCTTGCCGTCATCCGCCCCGACTTGGCCAGTCAATGGCATCCCACGCTCAACGGTGAGTTGACGCCGGAGGATGTTTTGCCACATTCTGGCGTGACCGGCTGGTGGCTATGCGCTAAAGGACACGCCACGCAGGACAAGGTGAGAGACCGGACCAATGGATTGGTCTGTCAGGAATGCCCGAATTCACGCCGCAGGGCAGTGTATTAA
- a CDS encoding DUF262 domain-containing protein, translating to MGHKEPMTIASALRQIQDRKLILPAIQREYVWKPSQIIRVFDSVMRGYPVGSFLSWKVMPETVSQFKFYGFMTEYSAFDNRHNPVIDIPTDREVVAILDGQQRLTSLNIGLRGTYAYKNHGGWANKSWSYPERRLHLNLASEAPENELGLKYHFQFLTKKDVDASADDDSKKWLPVSEIFDAPDTAKLIQLLAKYEVGNDPKASALVSKLWEAVHKTASLHFYEEDDQDIERVLDIFVRVNSGGTVLSYSDLLLSIATAQWEGDARAAVHGLVDALNQTGNGFNFSRDTILKSGLMMADVGDIGFKVKNFTTANMSKLEANWDAMSKSLQIAVGLLSDFGLSDGSLTADSVLIPVAYYVHHRGLDHSYRQSPKSREDREALRSWVLRSLIVRGIWGSGLDTLLRDLREVIKKQGASAFPVVEIERAMSLRGKPLAVTDALVDDILNLSYGKARTFAVLAVLFPHVDTRHQFHVDHVFPASLLDRKALRRQKNEDGTARLSPEEIDDLLELRDRLPNLELLPGLENIGKSAKIPEEWLAAEYPSAHDRSAFLERNALPLSLPLSVDEYRKFFGERSAKLTTRIHNLLKSQSPDPSNTNASELVDLDEELSEGDDSD from the coding sequence ATGGGACATAAAGAACCGATGACTATCGCCAGTGCTTTGCGCCAGATCCAAGACCGAAAACTCATACTGCCTGCGATTCAGCGCGAGTATGTATGGAAACCATCACAGATTATTCGTGTGTTCGACTCTGTAATGCGCGGGTACCCCGTCGGCAGCTTTCTATCGTGGAAGGTGATGCCCGAGACGGTAAGTCAATTCAAGTTCTATGGATTTATGACGGAGTACAGCGCCTTCGACAACCGCCATAACCCGGTCATCGATATTCCCACCGACCGTGAGGTAGTCGCCATTCTTGACGGTCAGCAGCGATTAACCTCTCTCAATATCGGTCTCCGCGGGACATACGCCTACAAGAACCACGGCGGGTGGGCGAATAAGTCGTGGTCCTATCCGGAACGCCGCCTGCATCTGAACTTGGCCAGCGAGGCCCCGGAAAACGAACTTGGCCTTAAGTACCATTTTCAGTTCCTGACGAAAAAGGACGTTGACGCGTCGGCGGACGACGACAGTAAGAAATGGTTGCCTGTTTCCGAGATCTTTGACGCACCCGATACGGCAAAGTTGATACAGCTGCTGGCGAAGTACGAAGTCGGGAATGACCCGAAAGCTTCAGCATTGGTCAGCAAGCTCTGGGAGGCGGTCCATAAGACTGCCAGTCTTCATTTTTACGAAGAAGACGACCAGGACATTGAACGGGTGCTGGACATCTTCGTCCGGGTCAATTCCGGAGGCACCGTTCTGTCGTACAGTGACCTGCTTCTGTCAATCGCCACCGCACAGTGGGAAGGTGATGCTCGTGCCGCCGTTCACGGGCTGGTAGATGCCCTCAACCAGACCGGGAACGGATTCAACTTCTCCAGAGACACGATTCTGAAGTCAGGGCTGATGATGGCTGACGTCGGTGATATCGGCTTCAAGGTGAAGAACTTCACCACGGCGAACATGTCAAAGCTCGAGGCTAACTGGGACGCCATGAGCAAATCGCTCCAGATCGCTGTCGGCCTGCTCAGTGATTTCGGTCTATCAGATGGATCGCTCACCGCAGATAGCGTGTTGATCCCGGTAGCCTACTACGTCCACCACCGTGGGCTCGATCACTCCTACCGCCAATCGCCGAAATCTCGGGAAGACCGCGAAGCTCTCCGGTCATGGGTGTTGAGATCGCTGATCGTACGTGGTATTTGGGGCTCCGGCTTGGACACTTTGCTCCGTGACCTTCGCGAGGTCATTAAGAAGCAGGGCGCTTCCGCGTTCCCAGTTGTTGAGATCGAGCGGGCGATGTCTCTGCGTGGCAAGCCACTCGCTGTTACAGACGCCCTAGTCGACGACATCTTGAATCTGTCGTACGGCAAGGCCCGTACCTTCGCCGTACTCGCTGTGCTGTTCCCACATGTTGACACGCGCCATCAGTTCCACGTGGACCACGTCTTCCCTGCCTCATTGCTTGACAGAAAAGCGTTGCGTCGACAGAAAAACGAGGACGGTACGGCGAGATTGTCTCCTGAAGAGATCGATGACCTACTCGAGCTGAGAGACCGTCTCCCGAATTTGGAACTCCTCCCGGGTCTTGAGAACATCGGAAAGTCGGCCAAAATACCGGAGGAGTGGCTGGCTGCGGAATACCCGTCAGCACACGACCGCAGTGCCTTCCTGGAGCGCAACGCATTACCCCTGTCGCTCCCCCTCTCGGTAGATGAGTACAGGAAATTCTTCGGCGAGCGAAGTGCGAAACTGACTACGCGCATCCACAATTTGCTCAAATCCCAATCCCCAGACCCATCAAATACAAACGCATCAGAACTCGTTGATCTTGACGAGGAACTTTCTGAAGGCGACGATTCCGACTAA